GGCCGACGAGGCTCGGCGCATCGCCCTGCGCGCCCAGGGTTTCGTCGGCACACCCGACCGCCGGGGCGGGGTCCGCGGCGTCCTGCGTCATCTCGGCGCCGTCCAGTTGGACACGATCTCGGTCCTGGCCCGCTCCCACGAGCTGATCCCGTACGCGCGCCTGGGCGCGGTCGGCCGCGCGACGGTCGAGGACGCCTACTGGAAGGACACCCACGCCTTCGAGTACTGGTCGCACGCCGCGTGCATCCTGCCGATCGAGGAGTGGCCGCACTTCGCCTTCCGCCGCCGCGCCTACCGTGGCCGCCCGCACTGGAGCCACGACCTGCCGGACGGCACCTACGACCAGGTCATCAAGCAGCTGCGCACCGAAGGCCCGCTCACTGCGACGGAGTTGGGCGGCGCCAAGCGCACCAGCGAGTGGTGGGACTGGTCGGGCACCAAGATCGCCGTGGAGCGGGCCCTGATGTACGGCGAGGTGGTGTGTGTGGAGCGGCGCGGCTGGAAGCGGGTCTACGACCTCGCCGAGCGCGCGATCCCGGGCGAGCTGCTCCACGACGAGCTGGACGACAGGGAGTGCCTGCGCCGCCTGGTCGCCCTCGCCGGCCAGTCGCTCGGCGTCGGCACGCGCGCGGACATCGCCGACTACCACCGGCTCAAGGCGGACCAGGTGGAGTCGGTGATCGCCGACTCCGGTCTGGTGCCGGTCACGGTCGAGGGCTGGGCCAAGCCCGCCTGGGCCGACCCCGAGGCGCTGGCGACACCGGTGCGGGGCCGTCACCGCACCACCCTGCTGTCACCGTTCGACTCCCTGGTGTGGGAGCGGGCGCGCACGGAGCGGATCTTCGGCTTCATACACCGCCTGGAGGCCTACGTCCCCAAGCCGAAGCGGGTGCACGGCTACTTCGCGATGCCGGTGCTGTCCGGCGGCCGTCTGGTGGGCCGGGTGGACCCGGCGCGCGAGGGCACCACCCTGGTGGCCAGGCAGGTCACGCTGGACGGCCCGAAGGCGGTCCCTGGCGTGGCGCAGGCACTGGTGGAGGCGGCGGGCTGGGTGGGCTGCCCGGAGGTCCGGGTGGAACGGGTCGACGCGCCCGAGCTGCGCGAGCCGCTCGCCCGCGAGGTGGCGCGACTGCTGGGCTGAGGCCGGGCCGCCCGGCGGATCGCCGTGCCGGTCGCGTCCGGCACGGCTGATCAGACCGCCCGTCGCACACGGTCGGCCGCTCGGCGAATCCGGCGGGTCCGGCGGATCCGGTGAATGGTGAATCCGGCGGATCCGCTGGGGCGGTCCCTACCGGATCTCCAGGATCTTCTCCCGCATCGCGTAGACCACGGCCTCCATCCTGGAGTGCAGCTGAAGCTTCTCCAGGATGTTGCGCACGTGGTTCTTCACGGTGTTCTCGGAGATGAACAACTCCTTGGCGATATCCCGGTTGTTCATTCCGGTGGCCACCAGCTTGAGCACTTCCAGCTCACGGTCGGTGAGCCGCGGGGCGGGGACGAGCCTGCGCTCGTCGGTGCGCTGGATCATCGACTTGAACTCGGTGAGGAGTTTCGACGCCATGGACGGGCTGATCTGCGACTGGCCGTCGGCGACCGCGCGGATGGCGGTGGCGACCTCGTCGGTGGAGATCTCCTTGAGGAGATATCCGGTCGCGCCCGCCTTGATCGCCTCGTAGAGGTCGGCTTCCTCGTCGCTGATCGTCAGCATGATGATCTTCGCGCTGGGTGCCACCTCCTTGATGGAGGTGCACGCCTCGATGCCACCGCGCTTGGGCATCCGGACGTCCATCAGCACGATGTCGGGCAGCAGGTCGGCGGCCTTGTCGACGGCCTCCGCGCCGTCCCCCGCCTCGCCGACGACCTGGATGTCCTCCTCGGCCGCGAGCACGATCTCCAGGCCCCGGCGGAACAGCGCGTGGTCGTCGACGACCAGCACTCTGATCGGCTCCTTGCGTGGAGTGCCCGTGTCGGGGCCCATCCCGACGACGCCGCCGTCGGCATCCTCGTCCCGCATCGGTCCGAAGCTGTCCGCCATCGTTCCTCCCCCTGAAGGCCGTGGCCCGTCGAGCGCCATCGCCAACCCAAGGCAACGGCCCACCGGTTGAGCCGTTGCGGCCATGATTCCATGCCTGGACGGCAACCCGGTGACAGTGCGGGGCGCGAAGTGGTCGCACGCCGGTGCCCCTGGGGGCGCACACGCGCTCCAGGGGCACCGGCTCAGCTGTCAGCCGGGCGGGTCAGCCGCCCAGCGTGCCCCCTGCGGCGGGGGGTTCTGCCTGCGCGACCATCGGATCGGTGCTCAGGTGGATGACGCCGTAGTCGTAGGCGTGCCGCCGGTAGACGACGCTCGGTTCCTTGGTCTCGGAGTCGACGAACAAGTAGAAGTCGTGGCCGACCAGTTCCATCTCGTAGAGGGCCTGGTCGAGAGACATCGGTGACGCGACGTGGGTCTTCTCGCGGACGATGAGGGGCCCGTCGCCCTTCACCTCGAGCGAGCCGATCTTCCTGGTGGGGACGCCGTCCGGCTCGTCGTCGTGGACGGGGTCGCCGTTGATGTCGAGCGTGGCCGCGTCCGGGACGTGGTCGGCGACCTCGGCCGCCGGGATCCGGCGCGCGCCACGGCGCGAGAACCTCTTGTCGTGCTGCTTGCGCAGCCGGGCGTCCAGCTTCTCGGCAGCCAGGTCGAGTGCCGCGTACGGGTCATTGGCCGCCGCCTCCGCCCGGATCACCGGACCGCGGGAGCGGAGCGTGATCTCCACTCGGTCGCATCGGTCGGCCTGTCGGGGGTTGGGCTCCTTGGACACCTCGACGTCGAGGCTGATCACCTTGCCGTCGAGCTTCTGGATCTTCTCCAGCTTCAGCTTCTCGGCCACGTGCTTGCGGAACCGCTCGGGCACCTCGGTCTTGCGGCCCTTGACGACGATGTCCACGCAGAACTCCGTTCCCGGATAGCTCCGCTTCAGTGGCGGAGCGTCTCCCTTTCGCACCAAGCTCCGGTTTCACCGGAACCTCGGACTGGGTGACTTCCACCTCCTCCCCCGCGGGAAAGATCTCTGTCCCGCCGGCTCGGGTGATGGGCGAAAAAACCGCGACACGGCGTTCGGACAGATGAGGTACGGGCCAGCGCCTTTTCCTCACAACCGAACATATCTCGCCCGGAGGTATGTCGTCACCCTCTACTGAGCCGTACCTCCGTTCAGGTGAATTGGCCCTCTCATTACCTGCAACGATGCAAGATCTCGATCAGTTCCGGTTTATTTCGAAAGAGTCCGGTGCTGCCGCGACCACTGCCGCGCAGACCACTGTTCCGGCACCGCCCTTACCCCGCATCTCCGGCCCGGCGCCCGTCCGCAGGGCCTCTCCGTCGTCTCGTCCAGTCGTTCGTTCTCCTCTGCCTTCCCGGCTCTCGGCGTCGTACACGGCCCATTCGGTCAGCACCTCCGTTCGCGCTGTCGCCCGCGCCACCGCGCGCGCCGCCTCGGTGAGCGAGGCGCCCGTCGTCATGAGGTCGTCGACGAGCACCACCGGGCCGCCGTGCAGCAGCCGTTCCACTCCGGGGGCGACGGCGAGCGCGCCCGCGAGGTTGGCCGTCCGCTGCCGGGCGTCCAGTCCCGCCTGGTCGGACACCGCGCGGCGCTGGCCGA
The sequence above is a segment of the Streptomyces griseoviridis genome. Coding sequences within it:
- the hpf gene encoding ribosome hibernation-promoting factor, HPF/YfiA family yields the protein MDIVVKGRKTEVPERFRKHVAEKLKLEKIQKLDGKVISLDVEVSKEPNPRQADRCDRVEITLRSRGPVIRAEAAANDPYAALDLAAEKLDARLRKQHDKRFSRRGARRIPAAEVADHVPDAATLDINGDPVHDDEPDGVPTRKIGSLEVKGDGPLIVREKTHVASPMSLDQALYEMELVGHDFYLFVDSETKEPSVVYRRHAYDYGVIHLSTDPMVAQAEPPAAGGTLGG
- a CDS encoding winged helix-turn-helix domain-containing protein yields the protein MTTPRPSTTLSADEARRIALRAQGFVGTPDRRGGVRGVLRHLGAVQLDTISVLARSHELIPYARLGAVGRATVEDAYWKDTHAFEYWSHAACILPIEEWPHFAFRRRAYRGRPHWSHDLPDGTYDQVIKQLRTEGPLTATELGGAKRTSEWWDWSGTKIAVERALMYGEVVCVERRGWKRVYDLAERAIPGELLHDELDDRECLRRLVALAGQSLGVGTRADIADYHRLKADQVESVIADSGLVPVTVEGWAKPAWADPEALATPVRGRHRTTLLSPFDSLVWERARTERIFGFIHRLEAYVPKPKRVHGYFAMPVLSGGRLVGRVDPAREGTTLVARQVTLDGPKAVPGVAQALVEAAGWVGCPEVRVERVDAPELREPLAREVARLLG
- a CDS encoding response regulator; translated protein: MADSFGPMRDEDADGGVVGMGPDTGTPRKEPIRVLVVDDHALFRRGLEIVLAAEEDIQVVGEAGDGAEAVDKAADLLPDIVLMDVRMPKRGGIEACTSIKEVAPSAKIIMLTISDEEADLYEAIKAGATGYLLKEISTDEVATAIRAVADGQSQISPSMASKLLTEFKSMIQRTDERRLVPAPRLTDRELEVLKLVATGMNNRDIAKELFISENTVKNHVRNILEKLQLHSRMEAVVYAMREKILEIR